One Bacteroidota bacterium genomic window, GCATAGGTATCGAGATTATATAACTCAGGTTCTACCCATGCATCACATGCATTGCGATAAATGCCTATAGGTATATCCCCTTTTACAACAATTCCTTTTTTATGTGCATAATCAGTTGCTTCTTTCAGTTGAGTGTGTAAATGATATTGAACAAAATAATTAAAGGCAATTGCTTTAAATGAATTGGAACCGGGAGAGATCAGTTTAGCAACTTCTTTTTCATTATAAGTCTTATACATTTTCCATTTGCCGAATTCTATTGTCTTGTTTTTATCACGCAAATAGCAAAACACAGCATACGGAACCATCCAATGTTTATTGTCTTCAAAAAAAGATTTGAAATCATCCTGTTCAAAAACTTCTTCCGCAGCCAGTTCATAAATTTCTTTTAGTACACCCGTCTTTACTTTCATCACCATTTCATGATCCACTCCTGTTTCCTTATTCAGCTTCTTCTTCACCTTATTTAATGACTCCAGTTGATCGGCATAATCTTTACCTGCAACAGTTTCAAGATTGATATAAGCAGGATGCAATGCAAATGCAGAAATAGCAGCGTAAGGATATGAGTCAGATTTTTTATAGGTAGCCGTTGTATCATTGATGGGGAGCAGCTGGATCATTTTTAATCCTGTGGTCTTTGCCCAATCCACCAGCTGTTTCAGATCATTGAATTCACCTATACCCAAACCATCTTTACTGCGTAGCCCAAAAACAGGGATAGCAACCCCTGCCCCACGAAAGGTATTATTAGGCAGATGTACAAATCCATCATGCACAATAGTAGCTCTGCCTTCAATTGGTTTTATATTCAGAAAACGGTTTTGCCCATCTTCAAATTTTATAAAATCATTTTTGGCAATATTGTAAACACCATATTTATAAGTAAGTGGGAATTCGGATGCGGGAACATTTGTATTGATATACCACCAATCACCGAATTTTGAAAGGACCAATGGATTTACTGTATCCCATTTACCCAATTCGTTACCGCTGCCTGCAATGGCTATCACTTCATTCTTCTTAAGTAACGGAGCTTTTACACGAAACAACTGACCGGATTCAAATCCTTTTTTCGTTTTCTTCTCTTTATGAAGTTTATGAAATAATACTTCACTGAATGGTCGGGTAAAAAAAATATTTTCATACTCACCCGTATGGTTCCATGTATCAATGATATCAATAGCTGCTACATTTGAGTTTTGTAAATAAACCTGGCGTGCCGTCTCCCCTTCATTCACAATTATACCTTCAGCGGTTTTGAGGAAATAACTGTATTGAAAATTCTTTTGACCTTGAGTAATATCAAGTTCCAGCTCCCATGCTTCGGAGTTGAGATATTTAAGTGGCAATTCTTTTACATCGAGTTCACCAATGCCAGCCATTGACTTTATGTTCATCCATAAGGTCTGACCTAACTCTGTATGAAAGCGCAGAAAAAAATGAAGATGCATTTTAGTTGGTTCGTTGTGAAAACACTCATTCCTGCGCTGCAATCACAGGGATAACGAAAATAAAAAAATATGCGAATGAACAATGTTTTATATTCATGTTAATTTGAATTTCTATGAGTGCAAACGTTTTCAGCTGGAAAAAACTTTTCTTTTTCTGCCTTGGACTGGCCTTGGCCAGTATGTTTTGCATGAAATGGATAGAATCTGAGTTTATAATTAATGGCAAATTATTTACGATTATAGATCTTGAATTGAAATTGGACAAACAGGAATTGATAAACCTGCTTTCGGGCCTGGATGATAAAACAAGAACCGTAGTCGGCTACCATCTCCATTTTGATTTTCTTTTTATGGCCGGTGTTTTCCCGGGGTTGGCCTGTCTTTGCATGATGGCGAGAGAAAGAACCCGAAATAAACTGGTTCAGTCATTACTTCTTTTATTTGCCTTGCTGCAGTTTTTCGCATGGGGCTTTGATATTTATGAAAACCTGAATCTGATCAAATGGTTGAATGACCCTGCGACAGTTGATGGGATAGATTTCTATCATTTGCTGGTAAGGCTCAAATTCCTTTTTGCTTTCGGAGCTTTACTTGTATCATTGGTTGCTTTTCTTTTTTTTAGAAAAAAAACCACAAATATTCAATCCTGAATCTGCAATTCAGTTCTCTCCCTTACATTTGCATCAAATTTTTAAACATGACCAAGACCAATTCAAAGAACAAAGCATTATGGTGGCTTGTATTTCTCGGATCAACTGCTGCTTTATTGTTTGCAATATATACTCACTGGGAGTGGTTGACATTGATCCTTCCTTTCCAGACAACTGCTTTCGTAAAAGCACTTGACATTATGTAACTATTCACATCTGTTGATATTTAAATGAGTCAGTCACGCCTTTGGCGTGACTATTTTTTTGCCTTCCTCGGATAGATTGAATATTTTTATACAAGAAATTATTTCAAAAACCTTCCTGCCCTGCGGGAAAAATTCCAAACTATGAGAAAATATATTGCTCTTTTTTTCGCCATCTTATTACTCACTCCATCAGTAAATAATTTAACCGCTGCCGTAATAGTCCCGGTGTCCATTACAGCATCCGAACCAACACCTGAAGAAATAAAGGCTGCTGCAGCGAAAGAGTTTAAATCGCTTTCAAAAAAAGAAAAGAAAATGCGGCTGAAACATCTTAAAGCCGAATTGAAAACTTTAATGGCTCTTAAAGAGCAGGGCTATGAAACTGACACAAACACTTTTCTTTTATTGATACTTGCCATTTTATTACCTCCCCTGGCTGTATACCTACACCAGGGAGAAATCAATACTAAATTCTGGATCACATTAATTCTCTGGTTACTGGGTTGGGTTTTCTGGGGAGCATTAGCATGGGTACCAGCATTACCTGCAATTATATATGCAATACTTGTTATTTTAGGCAGCGCATAAATCAATTTTATTTTTTTAGAGCCATCCATTTAACGACGGATGGCTTTATTTTTTCTGCTCTTCCTTATTAGCATTTATTAATCACTTAAATTCATTCTCAAATATATTTTATGAATAGAGGCAGAAGAGATTTTATCCGCAACAGTTCGTTTACTATCGCAGGTTTAGGTTTACTACAAAGCGATCTCTTTTCAGTATTAAAAGACAAAGGGCTGCTTGGTATTCAGTTGTATTCTGTAAGAGATGCTATGAGAATCGACCCGATTGGCACATTGAAGCAACTGGCAGAAATGGGATACCAGTATGTTGAACATGCCAATTATATAGACCGGAAGTTTTATGGCTTCCCAGCTAAGGAGTTTAAAAAAATACTACATGACCTAAGGTTGAAAATGCCGAGTGGACATACGGTAATGGATAAAAACCATTGGGATGAAACAAAGAAGGATTTCACCGATGCATGGAAATGGACCGTTGAGGATGCAGCTGAAATGGGGCAGGAAATTGTTATCAGCCCATCGCTGAATGAGAGTATGCGTAAAACTGCCGATGACCTGAAGCAGTACATGGAAATATTTAATAAAAGCGGGGAGCTTTGTAAGAAATCGGGTATGAAATTTGGCTATCATAACCATGATTTTGAATTCAGTACAAAGCTTGGCGACAAAACTGTATACGAATTGATATTGGAAAACACGGACCCCAAATTAGTGGTCCAGCAGCTGGATACCGGGAATATGTACCACACAGGTGCCCGTGCACAGGATTGGCTGAAAAAGTATCCCGGACGTTTTAGAAGCATGCATGTGAAGGATGAGATAAAAACGGATAAAGGAGAAAAGGACGGCCAATATGAAAGCTGTATACTGGACAAAGGAATTGTAAATATTAAAGAAGTACTGGAGCTTGGCGAAAAAGTTGGCGGCACAAAGCATTTCATTATCGAACAAGAAAGCTACCAGGGTAGATTACCGTTGGACTGTATGAAAGATAACCTCATCATTATGAAAACATGGGGCTATTGATCCGGGTTTAATAAACACATATGTAGAAAAGAAAATATGAACATATTGAGGATTAGGAAGTAATTTTATAAAAATTTATTCAATGAACTTATTTGTCGCTGGCCTCCCCTATGATTTAGATGATGCAGAACTGGAAGAAATTTTTGAAAAGTTTGGAAAAGTAGTTTCAGCAAAGGTTTCTATGGACAGGGAAACAGGTAAAAGCCGTGGCTTTGGATTTGTAAAAATGGAAAATGCTGCCGATGGCCAGGAAGCTATCGAAATGCTTAAAGGAATTTTTCTTGGCAAGAAAGAACTGATCGTAAAAGAAGCTGAGGATAGACCAGGTGGTGGCGGTGGGCAACGTCCGGGTGGAGATAGCCGTGGTGGCGGTGGTGGTTTCAATAGAAGACCACCAGGTGGAGGATACGGTGGTGGTGGTGGATATAGCGGCGGCGGAGGCAATGACAGAAGAAGATATTGAAGTAAGACCGGGAAGAGAAACACCTGATACAAAAAAGGATTAAAAAAGAAAATATTGATTCCTGTTATACGCAAGTGTAACAGGTTTTTTTTGCTTGTTACAAAAATATTTTGCGCAACCAAATTGTTGCATATATTTGCAACCTAATAGTTGCACGAAAATTTTAAATCTATGAGACGTGATGTTTTCCAGGCAATAGCCGACCCGACACGAAGAGCCATATTGGTATTGGTAGCAACACAAGCTATGACACCAAATGCAATGGCTGAAAAGTTTGACACTACAAGGCAGGCTGTATCTAAACATATTAAAGTGCTCACTGAATGTGAACTGGTAAAACAACAGCATAACGGCAGGGAGATCTATTACTATTTAAACGCAAAAAAAATGAAAGAAGTCGCTGACTGGCTTGAACCATTCCGCCAAATATGGGAAAGCCGCTTTAACCAACTCGATACTCTTTTAGCAACGCTCAAAAAGAAAGGCAATGCAAAATAATAAGGTCCGCATTGAAAGAATTTTTGATGCACCGGTAGAATTGGTATGGCAGGCATGGACAAAACCTGAATTGCTGATGCTTTGGTTTGGATCTGATCCAAATGGAACAGTACAGAAAGCAGAAGTTGATCTAAGAGTTGGTGGTGCTTATGAAATTAATTTCAAAGATTCTGATTTAACAGAACATGCATGTCATGGTATATTTATTGAGATAGTTAAAAAAAGTAAGCTTGTATTCAGTTGGGAATGGAAAAGCGAACCGGGTCATATTTCGCAGGTGGAAGTAAACCTGTTTGCTTTCGGAGAAAAAACCAAAATGATCTTTGAACATAAAAACTTAAATCCTGATTCAATTCATAACTATGAAAGCGGCTGGATTGGTGGCTTCAATAAAATTGATAAAGCATTAAAAACAAAACAATGAAACAAACGACTTACAACGTTGCCCCAGGCGGCAATCAAATGCATGCAGAAAGAGAATTTGATGGCTCACTTGAACAGGTATGGAGTGCATGGGCAGAACCTGAGCTTTTGGATCAATGGTGGGCTCCTCTCCCATATAAAGCTGTAACTAAGACGATGGATTTCCGTGAAGGTGGTCGCTGGCATTATTATATGCGTGGCCCTGCAGGTGAACAGCATTGGTGTATGCTCAACT contains:
- a CDS encoding YqaE/Pmp3 family membrane protein, with protein sequence MALKEQGYETDTNTFLLLILAILLPPLAVYLHQGEINTKFWITLILWLLGWVFWGALAWVPALPAIIYAILVILGSA
- a CDS encoding 4-alpha-glucanotransferase → MHLHFFLRFHTELGQTLWMNIKSMAGIGELDVKELPLKYLNSEAWELELDITQGQKNFQYSYFLKTAEGIIVNEGETARQVYLQNSNVAAIDIIDTWNHTGEYENIFFTRPFSEVLFHKLHKEKKTKKGFESGQLFRVKAPLLKKNEVIAIAGSGNELGKWDTVNPLVLSKFGDWWYINTNVPASEFPLTYKYGVYNIAKNDFIKFEDGQNRFLNIKPIEGRATIVHDGFVHLPNNTFRGAGVAIPVFGLRSKDGLGIGEFNDLKQLVDWAKTTGLKMIQLLPINDTTATYKKSDSYPYAAISAFALHPAYINLETVAGKDYADQLESLNKVKKKLNKETGVDHEMVMKVKTGVLKEIYELAAEEVFEQDDFKSFFEDNKHWMVPYAVFCYLRDKNKTIEFGKWKMYKTYNEKEVAKLISPGSNSFKAIAFNYFVQYHLHTQLKEATDYAHKKGIVVKGDIPIGIYRNACDAWVEPELYNLDTYAGAPPDHFAVKGQNWSLPTYNWKRMQKDGYSWWKQRFAQMSNYFDAFRIDHILGFFRIWSIPSESIEGIMGRFVPAVAIHIGEFGQNFIPFDYDRYCKPFITDDVLNEYFGELAEQVRSEFILIGEDGSMNLKPEFSTQRKVEEYFGDKELTDENKKLKEGLFDLVSNIILFEELDSQQTRFHFRIAMEDTASFRCLPDDVQQKLKELYVNYFFKRQDDFWYSEAMQKLPHLKRTTNMMICGEDLGMVPHCVPDVMEQLGMLSLEIQRMPKKTGIEFFHPNDAPYLSVITPSTHDMSTIRGWWEEDRAKTQHFYNHILQQWGEAPYFCEAWINRAIVLQHLNSPAMWSIFQLQDLLGMSEDLRRENPHEERINIPADPNHYWNFRMHITLEDLLKEKEFNEELRGYIEHSGR
- a CDS encoding RNA-binding protein → MNLFVAGLPYDLDDAELEEIFEKFGKVVSAKVSMDRETGKSRGFGFVKMENAADGQEAIEMLKGIFLGKKELIVKEAEDRPGGGGGQRPGGDSRGGGGGFNRRPPGGGYGGGGGYSGGGGNDRRRY
- a CDS encoding SRPBCC domain-containing protein: MQNNKVRIERIFDAPVELVWQAWTKPELLMLWFGSDPNGTVQKAEVDLRVGGAYEINFKDSDLTEHACHGIFIEIVKKSKLVFSWEWKSEPGHISQVEVNLFAFGEKTKMIFEHKNLNPDSIHNYESGWIGGFNKIDKALKTKQ
- a CDS encoding winged helix-turn-helix transcriptional regulator, which codes for MRRDVFQAIADPTRRAILVLVATQAMTPNAMAEKFDTTRQAVSKHIKVLTECELVKQQHNGREIYYYLNAKKMKEVADWLEPFRQIWESRFNQLDTLLATLKKKGNAK
- a CDS encoding sugar phosphate isomerase/epimerase, which codes for MNRGRRDFIRNSSFTIAGLGLLQSDLFSVLKDKGLLGIQLYSVRDAMRIDPIGTLKQLAEMGYQYVEHANYIDRKFYGFPAKEFKKILHDLRLKMPSGHTVMDKNHWDETKKDFTDAWKWTVEDAAEMGQEIVISPSLNESMRKTADDLKQYMEIFNKSGELCKKSGMKFGYHNHDFEFSTKLGDKTVYELILENTDPKLVVQQLDTGNMYHTGARAQDWLKKYPGRFRSMHVKDEIKTDKGEKDGQYESCILDKGIVNIKEVLELGEKVGGTKHFIIEQESYQGRLPLDCMKDNLIIMKTWGY